GTAGGATTTTTCTCCCCTAGCAATATGacaaaaaatcaaaaaacGCGAACATTCCTGGAGCCATTGTCTGAAAGCCGAAAAAAGACATTTGTTAcgaataatattagtaaaAACAAAATGGAAGTAGACCAGTGATAAATATGGAGAATGcacttttctttttttttctgtcaACAACTTAGATTCACCAAATCCTCTTAGAAACCATTTTGAAGCGAGAAACTTCCTCTAACGAATGAGGGTTTTCATGATCTTTCTTCTTAcgtttttcatttaaactCTTTGGTGTATCTGGATTCGCATACAATTTAGACTTAAATTGTTCCCTAAAGCCTTTAGCTGGTTGCTTTTCCTCTTGCTCTTGTTGCTTATCATTTGcatgaattattaatctgGATGTATCATCTACTTCACTCAATCCTCCGGAGACTAACCCTGGAacataattattttcatctaCTGAATTCTTGATAGTATTGTTTAGCCACATTGTACGAATCGTCTTACCCCACcttaataaaatcaaatgaaCAATTACTTTCAATAAAACGAGCCAAGAGAACCccataattaaaattaataatctcAAAGGAATAAACAGATTGCTCAATGCATTTAATACTGTTGGACGTAACATAACAACAAACAATACTGTATAAGCAGGTAATGGTAAACCTAGTCGCTcttgatatttttgtaGACCAATTTTGTGATCCTTATacattaaaaagaaaaaattgttgtAAATTGTTGGTCttattctattaaatttaataatatacgCATGCTTTAGCCAATCCACAATGAGTTCACTCCCAATTACACTAACAATTGGACCACATAGAACGCCTACTATTTTACTAGaagtaatattaaaattccATGAATTTGGGATAATATTAGACGGAGATCTGATTCCCGCCACTAAATTCCTCATAACaataatcaataaaaaGGAAACTAACTGAAATCGCTCTACTACATCAGCAATTGccatttgaaataaattttctttgtcGAATTTCTTAAAGATAGATGCCTTAATTTCAGCAAATTgcattgataataaaagcGTCATTAAGGAATTCGAATATGAATTGACTGCTACATTTAGAGCAACTGTTTcgttaattaatatataaccATGAATGATCATATAAATCAGAACTAATATTATGAATATTCCTTGCATTATTCGTGGGCGTgctttgttttttcttgatAATCCAACAGTTAATAATGATTGGCCCATTGTTGAGCACATTTTATCGGCCATATCTAAAACACCAAACaacatatataattttacttCACTCTGCCTTTTAATTCTATGATATAATTTAGATGTGTCTAATTTACCTAATACCATAGAAGCaacaataattaaaaagattGTTAGACGTTCTCTATAAGTTTTCATTGGTTTACTACCAGCTTTAACAGAATACAAAGATCTATAGATGcctttaataaatctaattgGTAAAACTGtgaaataatatagaaAGCTGTCAAAAGACGCCAAAAGAGTAAAAGCTATGAATTTTTCTAGACAAATAGGTACTCTAGCcatattcaataattgtTCTAATTCATAGCCATCCTTCAATTCTTGTTCAGCTAATGAACTTTGCGTACTATTTAACGCATTCTGTACTTCGTTTATCAAATACTGACTCATTTTTGACTTGCTTCCTTTTGGAGATTTGACAAACTTATGTGTACTACTTTTAGGAGATACATTGTGATTCATTTCTTAAGTATGATACCCGTATTTGCCTActagtttaataatagGCTTTAATATAGGCTGATTCACACTCTACAGTATTGTTATGTAAAATCTGCTAATTTTCAATGtttacatttttaattcttacGCACATTCGGGCATAGCAGAaacttaataatttatttcaattttatcaaatatttttaacacaaaaaagaaacactttttattttttttccctctATTGCACGttgacaaaaaaaagataatttcACCAATActactgggattcaagagagttagacattgttatacagtgtttaagatgtaaagacgattactttatttagacatatatagtaaataatataactaaaatgaatatatttcttaaatagtgtttttcgatataaaaagaagaacacattttaaacaataagtcacgtgataaaagtcttttaccacttaatagaaaatgatataatcatattccagcagTTATGTGCCAATTTACTTGTTTTTTTGGAGCTGTTGTATTAGTAGGAGTCAGatgtttgaaaaaaagcAGGAAAATCAATCCCCGATAGTTTAATGGTTAGAATGGGCGCTTGTCGCGTGCCAGATCGGGGTTCAATTCCCCGTCGAGGAGATTTACTTTTTCCACTGTCCTATAGCGTGAGCCACGTTAGTCACGTGTATAAACCAAGATCACGTGATAACGGAATGAATATGTAGATGAACAAGTAAGtgaatcatgaacataaattctatttgagaatctaaagctaaaagaataaactagaggGTTAAGGTAGAACAAAGAGGTAAGAaccagaaaacaaaaaggacgaaatacaaaagatggaagtgtatagtgaacaaatcggaacgtaataataataatatttaacttacgTAGGCTCAGgtatatagttgtatagtttaataaacagttggtattaaactagcagccaaaaagatatactacTGGGAATAGCAAagcttaaaattgttacaaCCAGAAAATCGtcaaaaagataaaattgCTCAAGAGGTTATAAGTTAGCAAGTATAAGCAATAAAGTACCGTCATTTGGTTGTGAACCTCTAGAAAAGTTCAGCAGTTTATGGATAGCTCAAATTACTTTTGtttaaatctaatttaaaatacatCCTTTCATTAGACAAGCAAGTTAATGGTTACAAACTCAGCTCTCACCCCATCTGACTTGTCtatgacaaaaaaaattacaactAGTAGCAAATTAAACACCCAGATTAGCATATCATTAAAGATGgaaataacaatatttcTAATGTATAATAAGCAATTGCACCTTGtgtattaaaagaaattaaggTATAATTAGATTATTGTTACATTATAGGCTAAAGAAAGAATAATTGTTTGAGTATTATATTTCCTATAGAAGCCTTATTAAGATCTAAAATCTCTGTTGTAATCGTCTCGGGACgatactaataatactataaGGGCTTAGGGTTTACACAAACCTGAACTATTCTTGAGTTATTGGACTTTTACACTAAAAGCTAAAGTACCACTTGTacttaaaaaataacttgttcttcttataactataaaattaatatgaaCGAGGTATAAACCTATGAATTCTTGATGGATAAGTAGCCCTATTTATACGTTTTCAAATAGAACTATTTATCCTGaatattagtttattaACTTGTCAAGCAATTGCACAATTGCCTGATATTATGACTCATAGTCATATAATTGCGTGAACGCACGACTGTACGATTGTATGACTCGTAGTCATCGGATTACGTGATCGTTTGCTTAAAGCCTAAACTTGAGAacattactttttattgtttagcATATGtctacaaaataatttcaatgaatTAGAGGCAACTTGGCCGAGTGGTTAAGGCGATAGATTAGAAATCTCTTGGGCTCTGCCCGCACAGGTTCGAATCCTGTAGTTGTCGTTTGGTTTCGTGGTCTAGTTGGTTATGGCATCTGCTTAACACGCAGAACGTCCCCAGTTCGATCCTGGGCGAAATCAtcgttaattttttatttgcttGTGACATATCACGTGATACAAAATTTCAGGTTATTTTGAGTAcctattgaaaaaatatttcaatgatTTGGCAGTTAATAGTTACTGGAAGTGGAGAAAATGCCAAGCAATGAATTTTTACCGCCAAAACAAAGACTTCTCAAGGATGAATTAGTACCTAATACTCTTCTAGATATGGTAGAACAATATCTAACGAGTGGATACCtgtagataataatatctttttttttttgacccaaaatagtttaattgcaaaacaattatttagtttatCACGTGTGTAGTACAgtataaaagtaaaaaaatctttatttttacctCTAGCTCACATCTcttcatattattaaattgtcCAGAGagttttgttttctttgcTCACTCAAGTTTCTTTTACCAGTGATTTATGAAGATAGTCAGCATTTCAGCGATACGAAATCTTTATAAAATGAAGCTAtgtaaaataattgaaaatgcaAAAGgtctttattttaaaagataaatagttaaaagataattaaattaatataaatagcAAAAcatgtaaaaaaatatatatatatttgcaTAATAAAACGAATTAAATTGTCTAGTTAACTAAAGCAGAAGCAGTAGCAGATTCGTATTTCCAGTTTGGTGGTAAAACGGAAACGGTTCTGTAGTATCTAGCTAATCTGTGGATTCTAGATTCGATCAAAATCAATCTGAATTTAGCGTCCTTGTCCTTTCTGTTTCTTTCTAAGTGCTTTCTGACAGAGACAGCCTTCTTAATCAAGAAGTATAAATCTTCTGGGATTTCTGGAGCGAAACCGTTAGATTTCAAGATTCTTAAAATCTTGTTACCAGTGATGACACGAGATTGACTGACACCATGAGCATCTCTCAATAAGACACCAATAGAAGATGGGGTTAAACCCTTTCTGGCATACTTGATGATTTGTTCAACAACAGCTTCAGAAGATAACTTGAACCAAGCTGGAGCGTTTCTAGAGTATGGAATAGCGGAGGAAGAGATACCTTTACCctgtaataataaaatgttACTATtcgaaaaattttaaaaatttctcaaATATTAGCTTATTGTTAGTAAAAACTTATTCGTGATTGGCgctatttatttaattaagcCAAGAAACGTTATATATTTCTACATTAAAATTCGATATCAAGAGAACTTCCTTAATCTATTATatcatattaaattttttgacaTAACTTATCCTATACGAACGCATAGTTTAAACTAATCtaaacttttaatattttacaatatcGAAGTTCAACgctttaaaaattaaatttttaaaacgTCCTTTAATCTTGGTATCACCCAGCCATGCATCGAgtataaaaattatcatttaagATAAAATTCATCTAACTAACCTTAAATCTAAAAAGAATAAGGTTGATGCATACCAGAAAACTTCAATGAAGAAATATGATCCGTAACTTTgaacaaaattaaataaacgTCATAATTTATCTAATTGATAGTGGAGGTACATACAGAACTGTGCATACGACCCATTGTGActgatttatttaatgcTGTTGTACTTCGTGAAGGGAGATTGCATGGAAAAGAAAGTTGTGAAAAAGCATACTTAAAATGTGTTTGcttatatattattgatgCCTTACTTTAGATTTTCTCGATGgctgaaatttttttttttcccgGGCTATGAAAACTcgaaaaaaatcaaataatttagttAACTAGTGTTTCAATAATGTTAAATTCGgaaaaatatcaagaaaaatatcagaagctaaaaataaagtgtGGTGTACAGATTTATGAGCAGTCTTTTTTAGACAAATTCCAGTTATATTGCAACAAAAGGAATATgtgaaattaatgaagttaaataaataaaagagttaaaaaatatatatattataaatgaTAAGGGTAATATAGTTAATGGTATACAATAAACATgagtaaaaaaaagaaaa
This genomic stretch from Henningerozyma blattae CBS 6284 chromosome 1, complete genome harbors:
- the RPS13 gene encoding 40S ribosomal protein uS15 (similar to Saccharomyces cerevisiae RPS13 (YDR064W); ancestral locus Anc_8.179), producing the protein MHSSGKGISSSAIPYSRNAPAWFKLSSEAVVEQIIKYARKGLTPSSIGVLLRDAHGVSQSRVITGNKILRILKSNGFAPEIPEDLYFLIKKAVSVRKHLERNRKDKDAKFRLILIESRIHRLARYYRTVSVLPPNWKYESATASALVN
- the EMP65 gene encoding Emp65p (similar to Saccharomyces cerevisiae YER140W; ancestral locus Anc_8.182), which translates into the protein MNHNVSPKSSTHKFVKSPKGSKSKMSQYLINEVQNALNSTQSSLAEQELKDGYELEQLLNMARVPICLEKFIAFTLLASFDSFLYYFTVLPIRFIKGIYRSLYSVKAGSKPMKTYRERLTIFLIIVASMVLGKLDTSKLYHRIKRQSEVKLYMLFGVLDMADKMCSTMGQSLLTVGLSRKNKARPRIMQGIFIILVLIYMIIHGYILINETVALNVAVNSYSNSLMTLLLSMQFAEIKASIFKKFDKENLFQMAIADVVERFQLVSFLLIIVMRNLVAGIRSPSNIIPNSWNFNITSSKIVGVLCGPIVSVIGSELIVDWLKHAYIIKFNRIRPTIYNNFFFLMYKDHKIGLQKYQERLGLPLPAYTVLFVVMLRPTVLNALSNLFIPLRLLILIMGFSWLVLLKVIVHLILLRWGKTIRTMWLNNTIKNSVDENNYVPGLVSGGLSEVDDTSRLIIHANDKQQEQEEKQPAKGFREQFKSKLYANPDTPKSLNEKRKKKDHENPHSLEEVSRFKMVSKRIW